From Stenotrophomonas maltophilia, a single genomic window includes:
- the moaA gene encoding GTP 3',8-cyclase MoaA: protein MSQLTDGFGRSFPYLRLSLTEACNFRCSYCLPDGYQADGRPRFLQVDEIARLVRAFAALGMSKIRLTGGEPSLRKDLDEIIATVAAVPGIRKVAITTNGTLLPRRLPGWHRAGLTALNVSMDSLQRERFKAITGHDRLPEIEQGLALAQALGLPAIKLNAVLLRGLNDDELPQWMDYLRDRPFSVRFIELMRTGDNEAYFQRHHLRADVVIEQLLAAGWHERPRAADAGPAREFGHPDHRGSIGIIAPYSRDFCKGCNRLRVTAKGDLRLCLFGEFGVPLRPLLQSDDDHDALLARITTQLGLKAAGHGLHQGQTGLTPHLASIGG, encoded by the coding sequence ATGAGCCAACTCACCGACGGTTTCGGACGCAGCTTTCCGTACCTGCGCCTGTCGTTGACCGAAGCCTGCAACTTCCGTTGCAGTTACTGCCTGCCCGATGGCTACCAGGCCGATGGCCGCCCGCGCTTCCTGCAGGTGGATGAAATCGCGCGGCTGGTGCGCGCGTTCGCCGCGCTGGGCATGAGCAAGATCCGCCTGACCGGCGGCGAACCCAGCCTGCGCAAGGACCTGGACGAGATCATCGCCACCGTGGCGGCGGTGCCGGGCATCCGCAAGGTGGCCATCACCACCAACGGCACGCTGCTGCCGCGGCGCCTGCCCGGCTGGCACCGGGCGGGGCTGACCGCGCTGAACGTAAGCATGGACAGCCTGCAGCGCGAGCGCTTCAAGGCCATTACCGGGCACGATCGCCTGCCGGAGATCGAGCAGGGCCTGGCCCTGGCGCAGGCACTGGGCCTGCCGGCGATCAAGCTCAATGCGGTGCTGCTTCGCGGCCTGAACGACGACGAGCTGCCGCAGTGGATGGACTACCTGCGCGACCGTCCCTTCAGCGTGCGCTTCATCGAACTGATGCGCACCGGCGACAACGAAGCCTATTTCCAGCGCCACCACCTGCGTGCCGACGTGGTGATCGAGCAGCTGCTGGCCGCTGGCTGGCACGAGCGCCCGCGGGCCGCCGATGCCGGTCCGGCGCGCGAGTTCGGGCACCCCGACCATCGCGGCAGCATCGGCATCATCGCCCCGTATTCGCGTGACTTCTGCAAGGGCTGCAACCGCCTGCGGGTGACCGCCAAGGGCGACCTGCGGCTGTGCCTGTTCGGCGAGTTCGGTGTGCCGCTGCGGCCGCTGCTGCAGAGCGACGATGACCATGACGCGCTGCTGGCGCGCATCACCACCCAGCTTGGCCTGAAAGCGGCCGGGCATGGCCTGCACCAGGGCCAGACCGGGCTCACCCCGCACCTGGCCTCGATCGGAGGATGA
- a CDS encoding nuclear transport factor 2 family protein, with protein MSTARTAVFALCFSACLPAHAAQNAAADIKAIEQVVESFRTSLINKDKPTYMGLFFSDKAEDIGWQYVSEDVRLQDIRKAKPDAIKARKIPANNFIALIDGVVASPKPREEKFSNTKIETDGDVASVSFDYSFHDDGVKTNWGKEMWQLIRTEQGWKIFSVVYSIRDSRSPAE; from the coding sequence GTGTCAACCGCCAGAACGGCCGTCTTCGCCCTCTGCTTCTCCGCCTGCCTGCCAGCCCACGCCGCGCAGAATGCAGCCGCCGACATCAAGGCCATCGAACAGGTCGTCGAATCGTTCCGCACCTCGCTGATCAACAAGGACAAGCCGACCTACATGGGCCTGTTCTTCTCGGACAAGGCGGAAGACATCGGCTGGCAGTACGTTTCAGAGGATGTGCGCCTGCAGGACATCCGCAAGGCCAAGCCCGATGCGATCAAGGCGCGGAAGATTCCCGCCAATAATTTCATCGCGCTGATCGATGGAGTCGTGGCGTCGCCGAAGCCGAGGGAGGAAAAATTCTCCAACACGAAGATCGAGACCGATGGCGACGTGGCTTCGGTGTCGTTTGACTACAGCTTCCACGACGATGGGGTGAAGACCAACTGGGGCAAGGAGATGTGGCAGCTGATCCGCACCGAACAGGGCTGGAAGATCTTCTCGGTGGTCTATTCGATCCGCGATTCACGCAGCCCGGCGGAGTGA
- a CDS encoding diacylglycerol kinase yields MQPPHPRDSGKYPHGKTGLRRIFHTLIHSRDGFIATFRGEAAFRQLLLLHALLMVAAFVLDISTIERAVVLAVCFISLLVELLNSAIEAVVDRISLDHHPLSKNAKDMGSAAQTTALLMVGTVWGVILLG; encoded by the coding sequence ATGCAGCCACCTCACCCCAGGGACAGCGGCAAGTACCCGCATGGCAAGACCGGCCTTCGCCGCATCTTCCACACGCTGATCCATTCACGCGACGGCTTCATCGCCACCTTCCGGGGCGAAGCGGCCTTCCGGCAGCTGTTGCTGCTGCACGCACTTCTGATGGTCGCGGCGTTCGTGCTGGACATCAGCACGATCGAACGGGCCGTGGTGCTGGCCGTCTGCTTCATCAGCCTGCTGGTGGAGCTGCTCAACTCGGCCATCGAAGCAGTGGTCGACCGCATCTCGCTTGACCACCACCCGCTGTCCAAGAACGCCAAGGACATGGGCAGCGCTGCCCAGACCACCGCGCTGCTGATGGTCGGCACGGTGTGGGGCGTGATCCTGCTGGGCTAG
- a CDS encoding M14 family metallopeptidase translates to MTVAQFYPIGTPGQPWGDAERAQWRARQQRQRSYHDDVVAALERLDDSVFDVIQYGQLDYAPDHYPLFAVVNHDWNPALPTALITGGVHGYETSGVHGALQFLEQQAERYLGRLNLIVAPCVSPWGYERIQRWNPDAIDPNRSFRDGGQIEEAAALMRWVAERKPNLLVHLDLHETTDSDLQEFDPARCARDGKPFERDTIPDGFYVIGNSEDPQAEFQKALIAAVAPVTHIAPADAEGNLVGLPLQSPGVVWGESRSIGACAGFTDARFATTTEVYPDSPRTNPQECNDAQVAAVCAGLDFALATQ, encoded by the coding sequence ATGACTGTTGCGCAGTTCTATCCGATCGGCACCCCCGGACAGCCCTGGGGCGACGCCGAACGCGCACAGTGGCGGGCCCGCCAGCAGCGCCAGCGCAGCTACCACGACGACGTGGTGGCCGCCCTTGAGCGGCTGGATGACAGCGTCTTCGATGTGATCCAGTACGGCCAGCTGGACTACGCCCCGGACCACTATCCGCTGTTCGCGGTGGTCAACCACGACTGGAACCCGGCACTGCCGACCGCGCTGATCACCGGCGGCGTGCATGGCTACGAGACCAGCGGCGTGCATGGCGCCCTGCAGTTCCTGGAGCAGCAGGCCGAGCGTTACCTGGGCCGGCTGAACCTGATCGTGGCGCCGTGCGTCAGCCCGTGGGGCTACGAGCGCATCCAGCGCTGGAACCCGGATGCCATCGACCCGAACCGCAGCTTCCGTGACGGCGGCCAGATCGAGGAAGCCGCCGCACTGATGCGCTGGGTGGCCGAGCGCAAGCCGAACCTTTTGGTGCACCTGGACCTGCACGAGACCACCGACAGCGACCTGCAGGAGTTCGATCCGGCCCGTTGCGCCCGCGACGGCAAGCCGTTCGAGCGCGACACCATTCCGGACGGCTTCTACGTGATCGGCAACAGCGAAGATCCGCAGGCCGAATTCCAGAAGGCGCTGATCGCCGCGGTTGCGCCGGTCACCCACATCGCCCCGGCCGATGCCGAGGGCAATCTGGTCGGCCTGCCGTTGCAGTCGCCGGGCGTGGTCTGGGGTGAATCGCGTTCGATCGGCGCTTGCGCCGGCTTCACCGACGCGCGCTTTGCCACCACCACCGAGGTCTACCCGGACAGCCCGCGCACCAACCCGCAGGAATGCAACGACGCGCAGGTGGCGGCGGTGTGTGCGGGCCTGGATTTTGCCCTGGCCACGCAGTAA
- a CDS encoding DUF3348 family protein — protein MANAAQPVLGGPEFLRLLARLSDGAMPASSPALTDRLGQWVDWSRAVALSGALGGRLPEPGEAAEAVEDVLADCAQAHASLLASIREDAEAERLLDLAEAVATPNFASLRQRYRVLQQAIQTATGRLRGRLRDQLVQVSPELARLAEVDAVMEQTLTPREHSLLATAPAVLGARFERVHGQPGWRAAFRHDMRTLLLAELQLRFHPIEGLQDALRSH, from the coding sequence ATGGCGAACGCAGCGCAGCCGGTCCTGGGTGGACCGGAATTCCTCCGCCTGCTCGCCCGTCTCAGCGACGGCGCGATGCCGGCCAGCAGTCCCGCCCTGACCGATCGCCTCGGCCAGTGGGTGGACTGGAGCCGTGCCGTGGCCCTGTCCGGGGCGCTCGGCGGGCGCCTGCCCGAGCCGGGTGAGGCCGCCGAAGCAGTCGAGGATGTGCTGGCCGACTGCGCCCAGGCCCATGCCAGTCTGCTGGCCTCGATCCGCGAGGATGCCGAGGCCGAGCGCCTGCTCGACCTGGCCGAAGCCGTCGCCACCCCCAACTTCGCCTCGCTGCGCCAGCGCTATCGGGTGCTGCAGCAGGCCATCCAGACCGCCACCGGGCGCCTGCGCGGCCGCCTGCGCGACCAGCTGGTACAGGTTTCGCCCGAGCTGGCACGGCTGGCAGAGGTCGATGCGGTGATGGAACAGACCCTCACCCCGCGCGAGCACAGCCTGCTGGCCACTGCGCCGGCGGTGCTCGGCGCCCGTTTTGAACGCGTGCACGGCCAGCCGGGCTGGCGCGCGGCCTTCCGCCATGACATGCGCACCCTGCTGCTCGCCGAGCTGCAGCTGCGCTTCCACCCGATCGAAGGGCTGCAAGACGCCCTGCGCTCCCACTGA
- a CDS encoding DUF802 domain-containing protein: MSRTAFHVVVFLVGLLAVCWIGIGYVSVHPLGAAVAAIIAACYIAGGVELYRYRQASNGLRTALSDLSSAKESLAPWLERVPVGLRNAVRLRVEGERTALPAPVLTPYLVGLLVLLGMLGTLLGMMDTLRGTGLALQSATDMAAIRGSLASPVQGLAVAFGTSIAGVASSAMLGLLAALLRRDRLQAVQQLDRAIAGDLHPYSQAWQRAESLRLLQAQSAALPALVDRLQAMTQTFEQHSTAANERLLAGQAEFLTQSQALQERLAVSLQQSLREGAEASAAAIGGALQPMAETTLAGLAQHGQALHARVEQAVQQQLAGLSDGFERSRVATEASWAKVVSEQTQAQQALVSDLRQHLQAFSDGQGTHAEALVTRIGERLQADSRDNADAWRAAAEQQQALNTALVERQQQALLAASEHLDARAEALLQSLDQRHAASQSLLQEHENQRSQQWQAAQAAAAAAHTELQASLDSREQQRQARWDAISAELQQAHATLQAQLQAGDEQRLQRWSDALQHVSTDLAQRLQANGERLAAQQQQVCDTLAETAQQIGENGRAQASATLAEVSTLLQTAAAAPKAAADVINELRSTLSESLVRDNAMLEERGRLLATVQTLLDAINHASHEQRTAVDALVGGSAELLERVGNRFTDHIAAETGKLDGIAAALSGSASDVGQLAGTFGEAVAQFGSASTELSGRLEQIGGALDASLARSDEQLAYYVAQAREVVDLSLLSQKQVMEELQQLAARRGKAGSA, from the coding sequence ATGTCCAGAACTGCTTTCCATGTCGTTGTTTTCCTTGTCGGCCTGCTGGCCGTGTGCTGGATCGGCATTGGCTACGTTTCGGTGCATCCGTTGGGGGCAGCGGTGGCCGCGATCATCGCCGCCTGCTACATCGCCGGTGGCGTGGAGCTGTACCGCTACCGCCAGGCCAGCAACGGCCTGCGCACTGCGCTGAGCGACCTGTCCAGCGCGAAGGAAAGCCTGGCCCCCTGGCTGGAGCGTGTGCCGGTGGGCCTGCGCAACGCCGTGCGCCTGCGCGTGGAAGGCGAGCGCACCGCCCTGCCCGCGCCGGTGCTGACTCCCTACCTGGTCGGCCTGCTGGTGCTGCTGGGCATGCTCGGCACCCTGCTGGGCATGATGGATACCCTGCGCGGCACCGGCCTGGCCCTGCAGAGCGCGACCGACATGGCTGCCATCCGCGGCTCGCTGGCCTCGCCGGTGCAGGGCCTTGCGGTGGCGTTCGGCACCTCGATCGCCGGTGTTGCCAGCTCGGCGATGCTGGGCCTGCTGGCTGCCCTGCTGCGTCGTGACCGCCTGCAGGCCGTGCAGCAGCTGGACCGTGCGATTGCCGGCGACCTGCACCCGTACTCGCAAGCCTGGCAGCGCGCCGAATCGCTGCGCCTGCTGCAGGCGCAGTCCGCTGCGTTGCCGGCACTGGTCGACCGCCTGCAGGCGATGACCCAGACCTTTGAACAGCACAGCACCGCCGCCAATGAACGCCTGCTGGCCGGCCAGGCCGAGTTCCTTACCCAGAGCCAGGCCCTGCAGGAGCGCCTGGCCGTGTCGCTGCAACAGTCGCTGCGCGAAGGTGCCGAAGCCAGCGCGGCCGCCATCGGTGGCGCACTGCAGCCGATGGCCGAGACCACCCTGGCCGGGCTGGCCCAGCATGGCCAGGCCCTGCATGCCCGTGTCGAGCAGGCGGTGCAGCAGCAGCTGGCCGGTCTCAGCGACGGTTTCGAGCGCAGCCGCGTTGCCACCGAAGCCAGCTGGGCCAAGGTGGTGAGCGAGCAGACCCAGGCACAACAGGCGCTGGTGAGCGATCTTCGCCAGCACCTGCAGGCCTTCAGCGATGGCCAGGGCACGCACGCCGAAGCGCTGGTGACACGCATCGGCGAGCGCCTGCAGGCCGATTCTCGCGACAATGCAGACGCCTGGCGCGCCGCCGCCGAACAGCAGCAGGCACTGAATACCGCGCTGGTCGAACGCCAGCAGCAGGCACTGCTGGCCGCCAGCGAGCATCTGGACGCGCGTGCCGAGGCACTGCTGCAATCACTGGACCAGCGCCATGCTGCCAGCCAGTCCTTGCTGCAGGAGCACGAAAACCAGCGTTCGCAGCAGTGGCAGGCCGCGCAGGCCGCCGCCGCTGCCGCACACACTGAACTGCAGGCCAGCCTGGACAGCCGCGAGCAGCAGCGCCAGGCGCGTTGGGACGCGATCAGTGCCGAACTGCAGCAGGCGCACGCCACCCTGCAGGCGCAATTGCAGGCCGGTGACGAACAGCGCCTACAGCGCTGGAGCGATGCCCTGCAGCACGTCTCCACCGATCTGGCCCAGCGCCTGCAGGCCAACGGCGAACGCCTGGCCGCGCAGCAGCAGCAGGTCTGCGACACGCTGGCCGAGACGGCGCAGCAGATCGGCGAGAACGGCCGCGCCCAGGCCAGCGCCACGCTGGCGGAAGTCTCCACCCTGCTGCAGACCGCCGCCGCCGCGCCGAAGGCCGCCGCCGACGTCATCAACGAGTTGCGCAGCACGCTCTCCGAGAGCCTGGTGCGCGACAACGCGATGCTGGAAGAGCGCGGCCGCCTGCTGGCCACCGTGCAGACCCTGCTGGATGCGATCAACCACGCCTCGCACGAACAGCGCACCGCGGTGGACGCACTGGTGGGCGGCTCGGCCGAGCTGCTGGAACGCGTCGGCAACCGCTTCACCGACCATATCGCCGCGGAGACCGGCAAGCTGGATGGCATTGCAGCAGCCCTCAGCGGCAGCGCCAGTGACGTTGGCCAGTTGGCCGGCACGTTCGGCGAGGCGGTCGCACAGTTCGGCAGCGCTTCCACCGAACTGTCCGGCCGCTTGGAGCAGATTGGCGGCGCGCTGGATGCCTCGCTGGCCCGCAGCGACGAGCAGCTGGCCTACTACGTGGCGCAGGCACGCGAGGTGGTCGATCTCAGCCTGCTGTCGCAGAAGCAGGTGATGGAAGAACTGCAGCAGCTGGCCGCGCGCCGCGGCAAGGCCGGCAGCGCATGA
- a CDS encoding OmpA family protein, giving the protein MSDELEVDGGSHAPIWAAFGDLMSVLLGAFVLILVGVVAVQLELSQRLDQEVKQRQAEAKRLQTLEQALAGPLAAGRVTLVDGRIGISGSVLFALNSDQLQPEGQELLRSLAAPLAAYLGSREEILMVSGFTDDAPVREGNRRFADNWELSAQRSLTVTRTLIADGVPADAVFAAAFGSEQPVSSNASEDGRARNRRVEIAPIPKPKAPDAK; this is encoded by the coding sequence ATGAGCGACGAGCTGGAGGTCGACGGCGGTTCACACGCCCCGATCTGGGCCGCCTTCGGCGACCTGATGTCGGTGCTGCTGGGGGCGTTCGTGCTGATCCTTGTCGGGGTGGTCGCGGTGCAGCTGGAGCTGTCGCAGCGGCTGGACCAGGAAGTGAAGCAGCGCCAGGCCGAAGCCAAGCGCCTGCAGACGCTGGAACAGGCGCTGGCCGGTCCGTTGGCGGCCGGCCGTGTAACCCTGGTCGATGGCCGCATCGGCATCAGTGGCAGCGTGCTGTTCGCACTGAACTCGGACCAGTTGCAGCCAGAAGGCCAGGAGCTGCTGCGCAGCCTCGCTGCGCCGCTGGCCGCCTATCTGGGCAGCCGCGAAGAAATCCTGATGGTCAGCGGCTTCACCGACGACGCGCCCGTGCGCGAAGGCAACCGCCGTTTCGCCGACAACTGGGAGCTGTCCGCGCAACGTTCGCTGACCGTGACCCGCACTCTGATCGCCGACGGGGTGCCCGCCGATGCCGTGTTTGCCGCCGCATTCGGCAGCGAGCAGCCGGTCAGTTCCAACGCGAGCGAAGATGGACGCGCGCGCAACCGGCGCGTGGAAATCGCGCCGATTCCCAAGCCCAAGGCCCCGGATGCCAAGTAA
- a CDS encoding DUF2894 domain-containing protein yields MDARATGAWKSRRFPSPRPRMPSKPPALDSLRALVRDLDAGSRSLPHYPQVPMLQQVQREWSELRSELQVRRSLRTEAPADGGPLNSAVLVQRMLDTMQATSPGYLRHFIDYVDTLSWLQALQDGSTSGADTAKPKRTRKPRNAG; encoded by the coding sequence ATGGACGCGCGCGCAACCGGCGCGTGGAAATCGCGCCGATTCCCAAGCCCAAGGCCCCGGATGCCAAGTAAGCCACCCGCACTGGATAGCCTGCGTGCGCTGGTGCGCGACCTCGATGCGGGATCGCGCTCGCTGCCGCATTACCCGCAGGTGCCGATGCTGCAGCAGGTGCAGCGCGAGTGGTCGGAACTGCGCAGCGAACTGCAGGTGCGTCGCTCATTGCGCACCGAGGCCCCGGCCGACGGCGGCCCGCTGAACTCGGCGGTACTGGTGCAGCGCATGCTGGACACGATGCAGGCGACCAGCCCCGGTTACCTGCGCCACTTCATCGACTACGTGGACACCCTGTCGTGGCTGCAGGCACTGCAGGACGGTTCTACCAGCGGTGCAGATACCGCGAAGCCGAAGCGCACGCGCAAGCCGCGCAACGCTGGCTGA